From the Bacillus sp. E(2018) genome, the window TTCTTCAAATGTTGAAACATCTGCCATAATCATTGCGCTTGACTGACTGCGGATATAATTAACGATTTCTTCTAAACTTAAGTTGCCTGGCCGCTTGCGTGAAGTTGCATCGATGGTGACCACATCCGTCTTCGCATCTAACAACTCTTTCACTTCTTTTAAGGTAGGGGTGATAAAAACGTCGCTATCTGGATAATCTCTTTTGACAATACCGATCACTGGCAGCTTCGTTACAAGCTTGATCGCCAAGATATCTTCCTTACTGTTGGCACGAATGGCACACGCACCGCCTTGTTCTGCAGCAATCGCCATTTTAGCCATTATCTCTGACCCATGAAGAGGTTCGTCTTTTAAAGCCTGACAGGACACAATAATATTTCCTCTTATCTGCTCCATAAGTTCTTGTTTATCGATCATGTACACACCTCTTTTATTTATCGTTCGATGATTAACCCATCATAAGCAACATCAATATCGTGTGGACGAAAAATACCAACTAAATCTTCATGCATAAGACCAATATTATGAGAAAAGTGAGTCACATACACTTTGGATTGATTCGATAAAACCTTATATTCTTGAAATCTCTTTTTCGTTTCAATCACTGCATTCACGTTCATGTGGTTTCGATATTCCTGAAGGTTGCCATTCGTACAATCTAGTAAAGCAATGTCTA encodes:
- a CDS encoding N-acetylmannosamine-6-phosphate 2-epimerase, yielding MIDKQELMEQIRGNIIVSCQALKDEPLHGSEIMAKMAIAAEQGGACAIRANSKEDILAIKLVTKLPVIGIVKRDYPDSDVFITPTLKEVKELLDAKTDVVTIDATSRKRPGNLSLEEIVNYIRSQSSAMIMADVSTFEEGVMAIELGVDLISTTLSGYTAYSPQLQEPDFQLIERLSILNKIPIIAEGRISTPSEAKKALECGAFSVVVGSAITRPQLITKRFVEEVTYLNRNIT